In the genome of Streptomyces racemochromogenes, one region contains:
- a CDS encoding FABP family protein, with protein MIQIPSDLNPGLVPLAFLLGTWEGAGVFDFPGEEKCNFGQEVVFSHDGRDFLEYTSRTWVLDAEGNKVRPLESESGYWRIDKDRKVEIVMVRDQGVVEVWYGELADQKPQIDLVTDAVARTAVSGPYSGGKRLYGYVKSDLMWVGEKATPDVELRPYMSAQLKKVVTPEEIADMARNLPELPEDGIAFFR; from the coding sequence ATGATCCAGATCCCGTCCGACCTGAACCCGGGCCTCGTCCCCCTCGCCTTCCTCCTCGGCACCTGGGAAGGCGCAGGCGTGTTCGACTTCCCCGGCGAGGAGAAGTGCAACTTCGGCCAGGAAGTCGTCTTCAGCCACGACGGCCGGGACTTCCTGGAGTACACCTCCCGTACCTGGGTGCTCGACGCCGAGGGCAACAAGGTGCGCCCGCTGGAGTCCGAGTCGGGCTACTGGCGCATCGACAAGGACCGCAAGGTCGAGATCGTCATGGTCCGCGACCAGGGCGTCGTCGAGGTCTGGTACGGCGAGCTCGCCGACCAGAAGCCCCAGATCGACCTGGTCACCGACGCGGTCGCGCGTACCGCCGTGTCCGGCCCGTACAGCGGCGGCAAGCGCCTCTACGGCTACGTGAAGAGCGACCTCATGTGGGTCGGCGAGAAGGCCACCCCCGACGTCGAGCTGCGCCCGTACATGTCGGCCCAGCTCAAGAAGGTCGTCACCCCGGAGGAGATCGCCGACATGGCGCGCAACCTCCCGGAGCTCCCCGAGGACGGCATCGCCTTCTTCCGCTGA
- a CDS encoding DUF3099 domain-containing protein gives MERGAALRAVRRPCVPGGPSYAGNMYARRRRAYFWLMGGCLFLFVSAWSFVRLLSVEAAVALCVVAMVIPPVAAMVANRRGPDDRWWDDPSGDPKSDEWWDELDGKRHPED, from the coding sequence CTGGAACGGGGTGCGGCCCTTCGCGCCGTCCGCCGCCCTTGTGTTCCCGGGGGCCCGTCCTACGCTGGAAACATGTACGCGCGGCGCAGACGCGCCTATTTCTGGCTCATGGGCGGATGCCTGTTCCTCTTCGTCTCCGCCTGGTCCTTCGTGCGCCTCCTCTCGGTCGAGGCGGCGGTCGCGCTGTGCGTGGTCGCCATGGTCATTCCGCCCGTCGCCGCGATGGTGGCGAACCGGCGGGGGCCGGACGACCGCTGGTGGGACGACCCCTCGGGTGATCCGAAATCGGACGAGTGGTGGGACGAACTGGACGGAAAGCGGCATCCGGAAGACTGA
- a CDS encoding DUF1416 domain-containing protein, whose translation MCGAQIGGPDLATLKPGETAIQGQVTKDGEPVSGYVRLLDSTGEFTAEVPTSATGQFRFYAATGSWTLRALVPGAQADRAVVVAEAGGVTDVAIAV comes from the coding sequence ATGTGTGGAGCACAGATCGGCGGGCCCGACCTCGCGACGCTGAAGCCCGGTGAGACCGCGATCCAGGGCCAGGTGACCAAGGACGGCGAGCCCGTCAGCGGCTACGTCCGCCTGCTGGACTCGACCGGCGAGTTCACCGCCGAGGTCCCCACCTCCGCGACGGGCCAGTTCCGCTTCTACGCGGCCACCGGCTCCTGGACCCTGCGGGCGCTCGTCCCGGGTGCCCAGGCCGACCGCGCCGTCGTCGTGGCCGAGGCCGGCGGCGTGACGGACGTCGCCATCGCGGTCTGA
- a CDS encoding sulfurtransferase, with protein sequence MSRSDVLVDADWVEAHLNDANVVIVEVDEDTSAYDKNHITNAVRIDWKQDLQDPVRRDFVDQEGFEKLLSAKGISNDDTVVLYGGNNNWFASYAYWYFKLYGHQDVKLLDGGRKKWELDSRDLVDGKDVPNRPATEYKAKPQDTSIRAFRDDVVAAIGSLNLVDVRSPDEFSGKLLAPAHLPQEQSQRPGHVPSARNIPWSKNANDDGTFKSDEELTALYEAEQVDLAKDTIAYCRIGERSALTWFVLHELLGQENVKNYDGSWTEYGSLVGVPIELGPNK encoded by the coding sequence ATGAGCCGCAGCGACGTCCTCGTAGACGCCGACTGGGTCGAGGCCCACCTGAACGACGCCAACGTCGTGATCGTCGAGGTGGACGAGGACACGTCCGCGTACGACAAGAACCACATCACCAACGCCGTCCGGATCGACTGGAAGCAGGACCTCCAGGACCCGGTCCGCCGCGACTTCGTGGACCAGGAGGGCTTCGAGAAGCTCCTCTCCGCCAAGGGCATCTCCAACGACGACACCGTCGTCCTCTACGGCGGCAACAACAACTGGTTCGCGTCCTACGCCTACTGGTACTTCAAGCTCTACGGCCACCAGGACGTCAAGCTCCTCGACGGCGGCCGCAAGAAGTGGGAGCTCGACTCCCGCGACCTGGTCGACGGCAAGGACGTCCCGAACCGCCCGGCCACCGAGTACAAGGCCAAGCCGCAGGACACCTCGATCCGCGCCTTCCGCGACGACGTTGTGGCCGCGATCGGCTCCCTGAACCTGGTCGACGTCCGCTCGCCCGACGAGTTCTCCGGCAAGCTGCTCGCCCCGGCGCACCTGCCGCAGGAGCAGTCGCAGCGCCCCGGCCACGTGCCGAGCGCCCGCAACATCCCGTGGTCCAAGAACGCCAACGACGACGGCACCTTCAAGTCCGACGAGGAGCTGACCGCCCTCTACGAGGCGGAGCAGGTGGACCTGGCGAAGGACACCATCGCCTACTGCCGCATCGGCGAGCGCTCCGCGCTCACGTGGTTCGTGCTGCACGAGCTCCTGGGCCAGGAGAACGTCAAGAACTACGACGGCTCCTGGACCGAGTACGGCTCGCTGGTCGGCGTGCCGATCGAGCTCGGCCCCAACAAGTAG
- a CDS encoding Ms5788A family Cys-rich leader peptide, translated as MAMKHQQADLTKRRAVDLCRVAAMLCRSM; from the coding sequence ATGGCTATGAAGCATCAGCAGGCGGACCTCACGAAGCGGCGGGCAGTGGACCTGTGTCGCGTCGCCGCCATGCTCTGTCGCTCCATGTGA
- a CDS encoding DUF2993 domain-containing protein: protein MRFLRVVVIIGVVLGGLFVGVDRWAVGYAEDRLADQVRSRQGLAGSAEAEIHGFPFLTQALSRDLEQVDLLLDGVDVTADGRKTRLSQLKASFHEVKLNEGYNGGTAKRAEGSALITYEDLTKASQNGVVLTYGGAPNKVKVTATLDFLGRTMTRSVVSTVALVDAGGSKVVRVRADAVPGEGIPGIESAVRKRTDFDRRIDDGLPAGLKLASLTSDESGVHLALSGTDVSLAGS from the coding sequence GTGCGTTTCCTACGTGTCGTGGTGATCATCGGCGTGGTGCTGGGAGGACTGTTCGTGGGCGTCGACCGCTGGGCGGTCGGCTATGCCGAGGACCGGCTGGCCGACCAGGTCCGGTCCCGCCAGGGCCTCGCGGGCAGTGCCGAGGCGGAGATACACGGCTTCCCCTTCCTGACACAGGCGCTCAGCCGCGACCTGGAGCAGGTCGACCTGTTGCTCGACGGGGTCGACGTCACCGCCGACGGCCGCAAGACGCGGCTGTCGCAGCTCAAGGCCTCGTTCCACGAGGTGAAGCTGAACGAGGGCTACAACGGCGGTACCGCCAAGCGGGCCGAGGGCTCCGCGCTGATCACGTACGAGGACCTCACCAAGGCCTCACAGAACGGTGTGGTCCTCACCTACGGCGGGGCGCCGAACAAGGTGAAGGTCACCGCGACCCTGGACTTCCTCGGCAGGACCATGACCCGCAGCGTGGTGTCCACCGTCGCCCTCGTCGACGCGGGCGGTTCCAAGGTCGTCCGGGTCCGCGCGGACGCCGTCCCGGGCGAGGGCATCCCGGGCATCGAGAGCGCGGTGCGCAAGCGGACCGACTTCGACCGCCGCATCGACGACGGCCTGCCGGCCGGGCTCAAGCTCGCCTCGCTGACCTCGGACGAGTCCGGTGTGCACCTGGCCCTGAGCGGTACGGACGTGTCCCTGGCCGGATCGTGA
- a CDS encoding MoaD/ThiS family protein has translation MATGTIRYWAAAKAAAETAEEPYSARTLAEALDAVRDRHPGELTRVLQRCSFLVNDEPVGKRPHDAVLLTEGGTVEVLPPFAGG, from the coding sequence GTGGCAACCGGAACCATCCGCTACTGGGCGGCGGCGAAAGCCGCGGCCGAGACGGCGGAGGAGCCGTACTCGGCGCGCACACTGGCCGAGGCGCTCGACGCCGTGCGGGACCGCCATCCGGGGGAACTCACCCGGGTCCTGCAGCGCTGCTCCTTCCTCGTGAACGACGAGCCCGTGGGCAAGCGCCCGCACGATGCCGTCCTGCTGACCGAGGGGGGCACCGTCGAGGTGCTCCCGCCGTTCGCGGGCGGGTGA
- a CDS encoding response regulator transcription factor, producing the protein MSSLLLLTNALQPSTEVLPALGLLLHNVRVAPAEGPALVDTPGADVILVDGRRDLPQVRSLCQLLRSTGPGCPLILVVTEGGLAAVTADWGIDDVLLDTAGPAEVEARLRLATGRQQLGSDDSPMEIRNGDLSVDEATYSAKLKGRVLDLTFKEFELLKYLAQHPGRVFTRAQLLQEVWGYDYFGGTRTVDVHVRRLRAKLGPEHESLIGTVRNVGYRFVTPEKVERAAAEAAAKQAPGKAAAQAAPQAADRTSGPVGRSEEAPVTSQSAKHPAQR; encoded by the coding sequence ATGAGCTCTCTCCTCCTGTTGACCAATGCCCTGCAGCCGTCGACCGAGGTGCTGCCCGCACTCGGCCTGCTGCTGCACAACGTCCGGGTGGCCCCCGCCGAGGGACCGGCCCTGGTGGACACCCCCGGCGCCGACGTGATCCTCGTCGACGGCCGCCGCGACCTGCCGCAGGTGCGGTCGCTGTGCCAGCTGCTGCGGTCCACCGGACCCGGCTGCCCCCTGATCCTCGTCGTGACGGAGGGCGGCCTCGCCGCCGTCACCGCCGACTGGGGCATCGACGACGTACTCCTCGACACCGCCGGCCCCGCCGAGGTCGAGGCACGGCTGCGGCTGGCCACCGGCCGCCAGCAGCTGGGCTCGGACGACTCCCCCATGGAGATCCGCAACGGCGACCTGTCGGTCGACGAGGCGACGTACAGCGCGAAGCTGAAGGGGCGGGTCCTCGACCTCACCTTCAAGGAGTTCGAACTGCTGAAGTACCTCGCCCAGCACCCCGGCCGGGTCTTCACCCGCGCCCAGCTCCTCCAGGAGGTCTGGGGCTACGACTACTTCGGCGGCACCCGGACGGTCGACGTCCACGTACGGCGGCTGCGGGCCAAGCTCGGCCCCGAGCACGAGTCCCTGATCGGCACCGTGCGCAACGTCGGCTACCGCTTCGTCACCCCGGAGAAGGTGGAGCGCGCGGCCGCCGAAGCCGCCGCCAAGCAGGCCCCGGGGAAGGCGGCGGCACAGGCCGCGCCGCAGGCCGCCGACCGTACGAGCGGACCCGTAGGCCGTTCGGAGGAAGCTCCTGTGACCAGCCAGTCGGCCAAACACCCTGCCCAGAGGTAG
- a CDS encoding LacI family DNA-binding transcriptional regulator → MAKVTRDDVARLAGTSTAVVSYVINNGPRPVAPATRERVLAAIKELGYRPDRVAQAMASRRTDLIGMIVPDARQPFFAEMAHAVEQAAAERGKMVLVGNSDYRDEREVHYLRAFLGMRVSGLILVSQGMSERAASEIDAWDARVVLLHERPEAIDDVAVVTDDIGGAQLATRHLLEHGHEYVACIGGIENTPSVGDPVADHVEGWRRAMLEAGRSVEGRLIEAPYNRYDAYRVALEVLARPDRPTAIFCATDDQAIGVLRAARELRIDVPEQLAVAGFDDVKEAALTDPPLTTIASDRPAMARAAVDLVLDDALRVAGSRRERLKQFPSALVIRRSCGCR, encoded by the coding sequence GTGGCCAAGGTGACGCGGGATGACGTAGCGCGACTTGCGGGTACTTCTACCGCCGTCGTGAGCTACGTCATCAACAACGGACCCCGGCCGGTCGCCCCGGCCACGCGCGAGCGTGTACTCGCCGCGATCAAGGAGCTGGGGTACCGGCCCGACCGCGTGGCCCAGGCCATGGCGTCACGCCGCACCGACCTCATAGGCATGATCGTCCCCGACGCCCGTCAGCCGTTCTTCGCGGAGATGGCGCACGCGGTCGAGCAGGCCGCCGCCGAACGCGGAAAAATGGTCCTCGTCGGCAACTCCGACTACCGGGACGAGCGCGAGGTCCACTACCTGCGCGCCTTCCTCGGGATGCGGGTGTCCGGTCTGATCCTCGTCAGCCAGGGCATGAGCGAGCGCGCCGCCTCCGAGATCGACGCGTGGGACGCGCGGGTGGTGCTGCTGCACGAGCGCCCGGAAGCCATCGACGACGTCGCGGTCGTCACGGACGACATCGGCGGCGCGCAGCTCGCGACGCGGCACCTGCTGGAACACGGGCACGAGTACGTCGCCTGCATCGGCGGCATCGAGAACACCCCCTCGGTCGGCGACCCGGTCGCCGACCACGTCGAGGGCTGGCGCCGGGCCATGCTGGAGGCCGGACGGTCGGTCGAGGGCCGGCTCATCGAGGCCCCGTACAACCGCTACGACGCGTACCGGGTCGCCCTGGAGGTCCTGGCCCGCCCGGACCGGCCGACGGCGATCTTCTGCGCGACGGACGACCAGGCCATCGGCGTCCTGCGCGCCGCGCGCGAGCTGCGCATCGACGTCCCCGAGCAGCTGGCGGTGGCCGGCTTCGACGACGTCAAGGAGGCGGCCCTGACGGACCCGCCCCTGACGACGATCGCCTCGGACCGCCCCGCGATGGCCCGCGCGGCGGTGGACCTCGTCCTGGACGACGCCCTCCGCGTGGCCGGCTCCCGCCGCGAACGCCTGAAGCAGTTCCCGTCGGCCCTGGTCATCCGGCGCAGCTGCGGCTGCCGGTAG
- a CDS encoding helix-turn-helix domain-containing protein, with protein sequence MEPESDVWVHPELRAAAAAEDWAALLGTWRKLTRSSQSRLGALVGLAQPDVSAIENRRRVVTSAEVRQRIIDGLGVPLELLGARYEDLPLPSLVLPGVVSEADGERLGAVRQGGMRLDAASVDAMDALLAAHRRAEDTVGSRTVAPLVLAQFREVAGLYGQARGALADQVVRLLAEYAQFLAWMAQDQDKAPVALGWFDRSYDWALEAGYGDLAATTLSMKAHLAWSGGRGRRCVRLGEAAASLSGASEATRAMAVQMAGRGYALAGERDEAYSRLDEAQRIIAGAVDAPPWLYFYGESWFAAQRGMADLHLKDWDGAVGNLTSGLAGFAPSFRRDRAWYGSCLAHAYAGAGEAEAALTEALGVIHDASEVGRPHAWAELHKVGAILLRRGAREGRTLVGMLAQLD encoded by the coding sequence ATGGAGCCCGAGTCGGATGTGTGGGTGCACCCCGAATTACGGGCGGCCGCAGCCGCTGAGGACTGGGCTGCCCTGTTGGGGACGTGGCGGAAGCTGACGCGGAGCAGCCAGAGCCGGCTCGGTGCCCTCGTGGGCCTGGCCCAACCCGATGTGTCCGCCATCGAGAACCGCCGGCGCGTGGTGACCTCGGCCGAGGTGCGGCAGCGCATCATCGACGGGCTCGGCGTGCCCCTGGAACTGCTCGGTGCCCGGTACGAGGACCTGCCGCTTCCCTCGCTCGTGCTGCCCGGAGTGGTGTCGGAGGCTGACGGCGAACGCTTGGGCGCGGTGAGACAGGGCGGGATGCGACTGGATGCCGCTTCTGTGGATGCGATGGACGCCTTGTTGGCCGCGCATCGGCGGGCCGAGGACACGGTGGGGTCGCGCACCGTTGCACCGCTGGTTCTGGCGCAGTTCAGGGAGGTGGCCGGGCTGTACGGACAGGCTCGGGGGGCCTTGGCCGACCAGGTGGTGAGGTTGCTGGCCGAGTACGCCCAGTTCCTGGCGTGGATGGCGCAGGACCAGGACAAAGCCCCCGTGGCACTCGGATGGTTCGACCGGTCCTACGACTGGGCGTTGGAGGCCGGCTACGGCGACCTGGCGGCCACCACCCTGAGCATGAAGGCGCACCTGGCGTGGTCGGGAGGCAGGGGCCGCCGGTGTGTGCGGCTGGGTGAAGCTGCTGCTTCTCTTTCGGGGGCGAGCGAGGCCACTCGGGCCATGGCGGTGCAGATGGCGGGGCGGGGATACGCGCTGGCGGGTGAGCGCGACGAGGCGTACTCCCGACTGGACGAGGCGCAGCGGATCATCGCCGGTGCCGTCGACGCGCCTCCGTGGCTCTACTTCTACGGCGAGTCCTGGTTCGCGGCCCAGCGCGGCATGGCAGACCTGCACCTGAAGGACTGGGACGGTGCGGTCGGGAACCTGACCTCGGGGCTGGCCGGCTTCGCCCCGTCATTCCGCCGGGACCGGGCCTGGTACGGATCCTGCCTCGCCCACGCATACGCGGGCGCTGGAGAGGCCGAGGCCGCCCTGACCGAGGCCCTGGGCGTGATCCACGACGCCTCGGAGGTCGGCCGCCCGCACGCGTGGGCCGAGCTGCACAAGGTGGGCGCCATCCTGCTGCGCAGAGGGGCCCGGGAAGGCCGGACGCTGGTGGGCATGCTCGCCCAGCTCGACTGA
- the mshD gene encoding mycothiol synthase — translation MTDAAAALEPGRQIEILDELTEEQAASVLDLIGEAARTDGTTAVSEQGRLQLRGGPREGIRHFLLTDGGRLCGYGQLEDTDPVEAPAAELVIHPALRGRGYGRALGTALLHASGKRIRVWAHGGKSAARHLAQVLGLTLFRELRQLRRPLGPDAAPLPEPALPAGVTVRTFVPGQDDTAWLAANAAAFAHHPEQGALTQRDLNDRIAQPWFDPKGFFLAERDGELVGFHWTKVHAEEQLGEVYVVGVRPGAQGGGLGKALTAIGLHHLAESGLPTAMLYVDADNPAALAVYEGLGFATHEIDLMYRTES, via the coding sequence ATGACTGACGCAGCAGCGGCCCTGGAGCCGGGACGGCAGATTGAGATCCTCGACGAGCTGACGGAGGAGCAGGCCGCCTCCGTACTGGACCTGATCGGAGAGGCGGCCCGCACCGACGGCACCACCGCCGTCTCCGAACAGGGCCGCCTCCAGCTGCGCGGCGGACCGCGCGAGGGGATCCGGCACTTCCTCCTCACCGACGGCGGGCGGCTGTGCGGGTACGGGCAGCTGGAGGACACCGACCCGGTGGAGGCCCCGGCCGCCGAACTCGTCATCCACCCCGCCCTGCGCGGCCGCGGCTACGGCCGGGCCCTGGGCACCGCCCTGCTGCACGCCTCCGGCAAGCGGATCCGGGTGTGGGCGCACGGCGGCAAGTCCGCCGCGCGGCACCTCGCCCAGGTGCTCGGGCTGACCCTCTTCCGCGAACTCCGGCAGCTGCGCCGCCCCCTGGGCCCCGACGCCGCCCCGCTGCCCGAACCGGCCCTCCCGGCCGGCGTGACCGTCCGCACCTTCGTGCCCGGGCAGGACGACACCGCCTGGCTCGCCGCCAACGCCGCCGCCTTCGCCCACCACCCGGAGCAGGGCGCACTCACGCAGCGGGACCTGAACGACCGGATCGCGCAGCCGTGGTTCGACCCCAAGGGCTTCTTCCTCGCGGAGCGGGACGGCGAACTGGTCGGCTTCCACTGGACGAAGGTCCACGCCGAGGAACAGCTGGGCGAGGTCTACGTGGTCGGCGTCCGCCCGGGCGCCCAGGGCGGCGGTCTGGGCAAGGCCCTCACCGCCATCGGCCTCCACCACCTGGCGGAGTCCGGCCTGCCGACGGCGATGCTGTACGTCGACGCGGACAACCCGGCGGCCCTGGCGGTGTACGAGGGCCTGGGCTTCGCGACGCACGAGATCGACCTGATGTACCGGACGGAGAGCTGA
- a CDS encoding bifunctional metallophosphatase/5'-nucleotidase encodes MSAKPQRPRTARRLTFGALALTAGAGAMVAAALPAGAASGGGTPPKARTVDVQMLSFNDFHGTLEPPQGSSGTVSERQADGTTKAIPAGGVEYLATSLREARKGHEYSVTAAAGDMIGGSPMLSGLFHDEPTVEALNKLNLDVSSVGNHEFDEGRTELRRMAYGGCHPTEGCFEYGKTFTGAQFQYLAANVTDEKTKRPLMSPTFVWKKGDVKIGFIGVTLEGTPDVVTAEGVKGLKFGDEVETINKYAAELNKQGVKSIVALIHEGGLPASGAYNYDCDVPGAGAGISGAIVDIAKNVDPKVDALVTGHTHQAYSCNIPDPAGNPRTVTSAASYGRLFTDTTLTYDRATKDIVRTPVLSPKPVNKLVGREQPKAADMSELITRWKALAAPVANRPMGYISADIPGRGAEAPEKPLGDLIADAQLEATAAADKGGAQLAIMNPGGIRADLAYKAAGDEGDGVVTYGESYTVQPFNNLMNVVDLTGAQLVTALQQQVSGTVNGPNPKILQVSKGFTYTLDMTKTGADRIVVDSVKLNGAAIDPAKTYRVVMNEFLAGGGDGFTVLKEHKNKLVGASDLDAFNAYLAKSTAATPIAPPAADRIKVVK; translated from the coding sequence ATGTCAGCGAAGCCACAACGGCCCCGTACGGCCCGCCGGTTGACCTTCGGCGCACTCGCCCTCACGGCGGGGGCCGGCGCGATGGTCGCCGCCGCACTGCCGGCCGGTGCCGCGAGTGGTGGCGGTACGCCTCCCAAGGCGCGCACCGTCGACGTACAGATGCTCTCGTTCAACGACTTCCACGGCACGCTGGAGCCCCCGCAGGGCTCGTCCGGCACCGTGAGCGAACGTCAGGCAGACGGCACCACCAAGGCCATACCCGCGGGTGGCGTCGAGTACCTCGCCACCAGCCTGCGCGAGGCCCGCAAGGGTCACGAGTACTCCGTCACGGCCGCGGCCGGTGACATGATCGGCGGCAGCCCGATGCTGTCCGGTCTCTTCCACGACGAGCCCACCGTCGAGGCGCTCAACAAGCTGAACCTCGACGTGTCGAGCGTCGGCAACCACGAGTTCGACGAGGGCAGGACCGAGCTGCGCCGGATGGCGTACGGCGGCTGTCACCCGACCGAAGGCTGTTTCGAGTACGGCAAGACCTTCACCGGTGCGCAGTTCCAGTACCTCGCCGCCAACGTGACGGACGAGAAGACCAAGCGTCCGCTGATGTCGCCCACCTTCGTCTGGAAGAAGGGGGACGTGAAGATCGGCTTCATCGGCGTCACCCTGGAGGGCACTCCGGACGTCGTCACCGCCGAGGGCGTCAAGGGCCTGAAGTTCGGCGACGAGGTCGAGACGATCAACAAGTACGCGGCCGAGCTGAACAAGCAGGGCGTGAAGTCGATCGTGGCGCTGATCCACGAGGGCGGTCTGCCCGCGAGCGGCGCGTACAACTACGACTGCGACGTGCCGGGCGCCGGCGCGGGCATCTCGGGTGCGATCGTCGACATCGCCAAGAACGTCGACCCGAAGGTCGACGCGCTGGTGACGGGCCACACGCACCAGGCGTACAGCTGCAACATCCCGGACCCGGCGGGCAACCCCCGTACGGTGACCTCGGCCGCCTCCTACGGCCGGCTGTTCACGGACACCACCCTCACGTACGACCGGGCGACGAAGGACATCGTCCGGACGCCGGTCCTGTCGCCGAAGCCGGTGAACAAGCTGGTCGGCCGCGAGCAGCCGAAGGCCGCGGACATGTCCGAGCTGATCACCCGCTGGAAGGCGCTCGCCGCTCCGGTGGCGAACCGTCCGATGGGCTACATCTCGGCCGACATCCCGGGCCGCGGTGCGGAGGCGCCGGAGAAGCCGCTCGGCGACCTGATCGCGGACGCGCAGCTGGAGGCCACGGCCGCGGCGGACAAGGGCGGCGCGCAGCTGGCCATCATGAACCCGGGCGGCATCCGTGCCGACCTGGCCTACAAGGCCGCGGGTGACGAGGGCGACGGTGTCGTGACGTACGGCGAGTCGTACACGGTGCAGCCGTTCAACAACCTGATGAACGTCGTGGACCTGACCGGCGCGCAGCTGGTCACCGCGCTCCAGCAGCAGGTGAGCGGTACGGTCAACGGCCCGAACCCGAAGATCCTGCAGGTCTCGAAGGGCTTCACGTACACCCTGGACATGACGAAGACGGGTGCGGACCGGATCGTCGTGGACTCGGTGAAGCTGAACGGCGCGGCGATCGACCCCGCCAAGACCTACCGGGTCGTGATGAACGAGTTCCTCGCGGGCGGCGGTGACGGCTTCACCGTCCTGAAGGAGCACAAGAACAAGCTGGTGGGCGCGTCGGACCTGGACGCCTTCAACGCCTACCTGGCGAAGTCGACGGCGGCGACCCCGATCGCCCCGCCGGCGGCGGACCGCATCAAGGTCGTCAAGTAG
- a CDS encoding alpha/beta fold hydrolase, producing the protein MRDTLTIDGRTLSYLDFGGPGRPLLALHGGMSEAAAFTGLAAALGDAWRVIAPDQRGHGDSDRAPHYRREGYVADAVALLDHLGLTEPVAVLGYSLGGLNAYHLAAAHPDRAGALIGVDATVAIDIPAGPQWFDFLGALPYSAPTREELLGAVDPAALPFVADGVRPLPGGTGWRLGFHGQDMLDSIHACAGDHWDTWTASPCPALLIHGRQSRALTQDVADAMVRRRPGTSYTALEGDHFVPFTDPEGFHAAVGKFLATL; encoded by the coding sequence ATGCGCGACACGCTGACCATCGACGGCCGCACCCTCTCGTACCTGGACTTCGGCGGCCCCGGCCGACCGCTCCTCGCCCTCCACGGCGGCATGTCCGAAGCCGCCGCCTTCACCGGCCTCGCCGCCGCCCTCGGCGACGCGTGGCGGGTCATCGCCCCCGACCAGCGCGGCCACGGCGACTCCGACCGCGCACCCCACTACCGCCGCGAGGGCTACGTCGCCGACGCCGTCGCCCTCCTCGACCACCTCGGCCTCACCGAGCCCGTCGCCGTCCTCGGCTACTCCCTCGGCGGCCTCAACGCCTACCACCTGGCCGCCGCCCACCCCGACCGGGCCGGCGCCCTGATCGGTGTCGACGCCACCGTCGCCATCGACATCCCGGCCGGCCCGCAGTGGTTCGACTTCCTCGGGGCACTGCCCTACTCGGCCCCCACCCGCGAGGAACTCCTCGGCGCCGTCGACCCGGCCGCCCTGCCCTTCGTCGCCGACGGCGTACGCCCGCTCCCCGGAGGGACCGGCTGGCGGCTCGGCTTCCACGGGCAGGACATGCTCGACTCCATCCACGCCTGCGCGGGCGACCACTGGGACACCTGGACCGCCAGCCCCTGCCCCGCCCTGCTCATCCACGGACGCCAGAGCCGGGCCCTCACCCAGGACGTCGCCGACGCCATGGTCCGCCGGCGCCCGGGCACCTCGTACACCGCCCTGGAGGGCGACCACTTCGTCCCCTTCACCGACCCCGAGGGCTTCCACGCGGCCGTCGGGAAGTTCCTGGCGACCCTCTAG
- a CDS encoding helix-turn-helix domain-containing protein, with protein MGNREDLLAGARRCLEEKGYSRTTVRDIATAAQVSMAAIGYHFGSREALLNQALFAAMDDWAAGSGRLTGEGDTAAERYGDTWDRKIRDFLDMRWLWIANIEAFVHAQSSPELLAVLAEGQRRSRRTVAAHLAGVSEEAVTDEDVRALGSVHLALLSGVMVQALTDPGQAPTGVELTQGLRRMVELLEEPAPTDG; from the coding sequence ATGGGAAATCGCGAGGACCTGCTGGCCGGCGCGCGCCGCTGCCTTGAGGAGAAGGGCTACTCGCGCACGACCGTGCGCGACATCGCCACGGCGGCACAGGTGAGCATGGCCGCGATCGGCTACCACTTCGGGTCCCGCGAGGCGCTGCTCAACCAGGCGCTGTTCGCCGCCATGGACGACTGGGCCGCCGGCTCCGGCCGGCTCACCGGCGAGGGCGACACCGCGGCGGAACGGTACGGCGACACCTGGGACCGCAAGATCCGCGACTTCCTCGACATGCGCTGGCTGTGGATCGCCAACATCGAGGCCTTCGTCCACGCCCAGTCCTCGCCCGAACTGCTGGCCGTCCTGGCCGAGGGACAGCGCCGCTCCCGGCGGACGGTGGCCGCGCACCTGGCCGGGGTCTCCGAGGAGGCGGTGACCGACGAGGACGTACGGGCCCTCGGGTCGGTGCACCTCGCGCTGCTGAGCGGGGTGATGGTGCAGGCGCTGACCGATCCCGGGCAGGCTCCCACAGGGGTCGAGCTCACCCAAGGGCTGCGCAGGATGGTCGAGTTGCTCGAAGAGCCCGCGCCTACCGACGGGTAG